Proteins encoded in a region of the Shewanella polaris genome:
- a CDS encoding penicillin-binding protein activator translates to MLKRLNTTKFVCALIFSVLVASCATQKQQDNVEASASLVAAEHPAKIYLAQATKSSLPEKRDRYLLLAAHAYINDGNFNAATNVLTSMQKSMVNVQSLQAEHIYLRARIAEKTTNSQAALDILQYPPHWQLPRWQMASYHQFKAKLYKHTQQPIEQVKQLSLLSNYLPKSETAALNNVIWKLLQPLHEETVQAFMRDQSNPIFSGWLQLTYIAKHYAVEPSQLVRYLGEWQRNNPYHPAAMKLPNDLEKALNAKPFRPQNIAILLPLTGPRAAVAEPIRQGLLSSYLSDFDSNVSLNFYDTQQGVTGAYQQAIAKGAEFIIGPLLPNEVEELQKINDKQKTTVPQLYLNQTDTFTPQANLFYFSLSPAQEASDAAQKLFNDGVKLPLLLASNDSIGKRMAESFNQAWLALTNNTVEVHYYDAGDQMKLTVQEALGVKDSQARIARMRELLGSRLEADFRSRQDIDAIYMISGSQDLALLKPFLDVNFSVFSEPVALYTTSRSRLENESAQSSQELNNLMISDVPWLMQSNDETQMVAELWSGWNNSQKRLYVMGFDALELVNRLAQMRAFPGYQFMGRSGALSVKPNGVIDRQLSWGLYTKGQLTPL, encoded by the coding sequence GTGTTAAAAAGACTGAATACTACAAAATTTGTGTGTGCGTTGATTTTCTCTGTATTGGTGGCCAGTTGCGCTACCCAAAAACAGCAAGATAACGTTGAAGCAAGTGCATCGCTCGTTGCCGCGGAGCATCCGGCTAAAATTTATTTGGCTCAAGCAACCAAAAGCAGTTTACCAGAAAAGCGCGATCGTTATTTATTACTCGCCGCTCACGCTTATATAAATGATGGTAATTTTAATGCTGCAACTAATGTTTTAACCTCAATGCAAAAGTCGATGGTGAATGTGCAATCACTTCAGGCTGAGCATATCTATTTGCGCGCTCGCATTGCGGAGAAAACCACTAACAGCCAAGCCGCTTTAGATATTTTACAGTATCCACCACATTGGCAGCTACCACGATGGCAAATGGCCAGCTATCACCAATTTAAAGCTAAATTGTATAAACATACCCAACAACCCATTGAGCAAGTTAAACAATTAAGCTTATTAAGTAATTACCTACCAAAGTCTGAAACTGCAGCCCTTAACAATGTTATCTGGAAATTACTCCAGCCATTGCATGAAGAAACCGTGCAAGCATTTATGCGCGATCAATCTAATCCTATTTTTTCTGGTTGGTTACAACTGACTTATATCGCTAAACATTATGCCGTTGAGCCGTCTCAACTAGTACGTTATTTAGGTGAGTGGCAACGTAATAATCCTTACCATCCAGCTGCGATGAAGTTACCTAACGATTTAGAAAAAGCACTTAATGCTAAACCCTTTAGACCGCAAAATATTGCGATATTATTACCGTTAACAGGTCCACGAGCTGCGGTTGCAGAACCTATCCGCCAAGGATTATTATCTAGTTATCTATCTGACTTCGATAGCAATGTCTCACTTAACTTTTATGATACTCAGCAAGGTGTGACTGGCGCTTATCAGCAAGCTATTGCCAAAGGTGCAGAGTTTATCATTGGGCCATTATTACCCAATGAGGTTGAAGAGTTACAAAAAATCAACGACAAGCAAAAAACCACTGTACCTCAACTATATTTAAACCAAACTGATACGTTTACGCCGCAGGCTAATCTCTTTTATTTTTCATTGTCTCCGGCGCAAGAAGCCAGTGATGCCGCGCAAAAACTGTTTAACGACGGGGTAAAGTTGCCATTATTGCTTGCCAGTAATGATTCTATTGGTAAACGTATGGCTGAGAGCTTTAATCAGGCGTGGTTAGCCCTAACAAATAATACTGTTGAAGTGCATTATTATGATGCCGGCGACCAAATGAAACTGACCGTTCAAGAAGCCTTGGGCGTTAAAGACAGCCAAGCTCGCATCGCTAGAATGCGTGAATTGTTGGGCAGTCGTTTAGAGGCTGATTTCCGTTCACGTCAAGATATTGATGCAATCTACATGATTTCAGGTTCACAAGACTTGGCTCTACTTAAGCCGTTTTTAGATGTTAACTTTAGCGTATTCTCTGAACCAGTCGCCTTGTATACCACTAGCCGAAGTCGCCTCGAAAATGAGTCGGCCCAGTCATCGCAAGAACTGAATAACTTGATGATTAGTGATGTTCCATGGTTAATGCAGTCTAATGACGAAACTCAAATGGTGGCAGAGCTATGGAGTGGTTGGAATAACAGCCAAAAACGTTTATATGTAATGGGCTTCGATGCACTTGAATTGGTTAATCGTTTAGCGCAAATGCGTGCTTTCCCTGGTTATCAATTTATGGGGCGAAGTGGTGCATTATCGGTTAAACCTAATGGGGTGATTGATCGTCAATTGTCTTGGGGTCTATATACTAAAGGGCAATTAACACCACTATGA
- the rsmI gene encoding 16S rRNA (cytidine(1402)-2'-O)-methyltransferase, which yields MDQMVALYIVPTPIGNFGDISARAIEVLQQVDLIACEDTRHSGRLLSHFGIETRKTALHDHNERDRVQWIVEQLDAGKSIALISDAGTPLISDPGYHLVNHVRQAGHRVIPLPGACAAITALSASGLPSDRFSFEGFLPSKEKARIDKLEFLKEDPRTLIFYESPHRILYSLAAIVEVLGEDRQIVMAREVTKMFETFLSGTAAEVLALVEADDNQQKGEIVIMCHGFTLTDEEGIPAVAVATLKLLCEELPLKKAAAIAAQIHGLKKNALYKYGLELDL from the coding sequence ATGGACCAAATGGTCGCGCTGTATATTGTTCCCACCCCAATTGGTAATTTTGGCGACATCAGCGCTCGGGCAATAGAGGTGCTGCAACAGGTTGATTTAATCGCCTGTGAAGACACACGCCACAGCGGAAGACTGCTTAGTCACTTTGGTATTGAAACCCGTAAAACGGCATTACATGATCATAATGAACGTGACCGAGTGCAATGGATAGTTGAACAATTAGATGCCGGAAAGTCAATTGCGCTTATTTCCGACGCGGGTACACCGTTAATTTCTGACCCTGGCTACCATTTAGTTAACCATGTTCGTCAAGCGGGTCATCGAGTGATACCGTTACCAGGTGCTTGTGCCGCGATTACGGCCTTGAGTGCATCTGGTTTGCCGTCCGATCGATTCAGTTTTGAAGGTTTTTTACCCTCAAAAGAAAAAGCCCGTATCGACAAATTAGAATTTCTGAAAGAAGATCCTCGTACATTGATATTTTACGAGTCTCCGCATCGTATTCTTTATAGTCTTGCCGCTATTGTTGAGGTGTTAGGCGAAGACAGACAAATAGTGATGGCTCGTGAAGTCACTAAAATGTTTGAAACTTTTCTCTCTGGGACTGCAGCAGAAGTCTTAGCGTTAGTAGAAGCCGATGATAATCAGCAAAAAGGCGAAATAGTGATTATGTGCCACGGCTTTACCTTAACAGACGAAGAGGGTATTCCTGCGGTTGCTGTCGCCACGTTGAAGTTACTTTGTGAAGAACTACCACTTAAAAAAGCTGCAGCAATAGCCGCGCAAATACACGGTTTAAAGAAAAATGCCTTGTATAAATATGGTTTAGAACTGGATTTATAA
- a CDS encoding mechanosensitive ion channel family protein: MQDYVEQIDINQYLPLIIDVGINVLLAALILIVGLYIANKMSSIINKIGESYDKLDNTLFRFLGSVAKYIILAFVAIAVLNRFGVQTASIVALLGAAGLAVGLALQGTLSNLAAGVMLLLFRPYKVGDFISAADRFGNVQEIDLFTTILKTFDNQHIIVPNNQIWGAQIVNHSFHDIRGVDMHFGVAYKENTDEVRKVIDAVLAAHPHILKDPVPFVEVETLNDSSVDFLVRPFCHGEHYFDILYSIPEQIKKALDEAGIEIPFPHRKLIIEKEQ, from the coding sequence ATGCAAGACTACGTAGAACAAATCGATATTAATCAATACCTACCGTTAATAATTGATGTAGGGATCAATGTATTATTAGCTGCGCTAATTTTAATCGTTGGTCTTTATATTGCTAATAAAATGAGCTCAATCATCAATAAAATTGGTGAAAGTTACGATAAACTCGACAACACATTATTCCGTTTTTTAGGCAGTGTAGCGAAGTACATCATTCTCGCTTTCGTTGCTATAGCGGTGTTAAATCGTTTTGGCGTGCAAACAGCCTCTATTGTGGCATTGTTAGGTGCTGCTGGTTTAGCTGTTGGTTTAGCATTGCAAGGAACATTATCTAACCTTGCTGCAGGCGTAATGTTATTACTATTCCGTCCTTATAAAGTAGGTGACTTTATTAGCGCTGCTGATCGATTCGGTAATGTTCAAGAAATCGATTTATTCACCACGATCCTTAAAACTTTTGATAATCAGCATATTATTGTGCCGAACAATCAAATTTGGGGGGCTCAAATCGTTAACCATTCTTTCCATGATATTCGTGGTGTAGATATGCACTTTGGTGTGGCTTACAAAGAAAATACCGATGAAGTACGCAAAGTTATTGATGCGGTATTGGCAGCTCATCCACATATTTTAAAAGACCCAGTGCCATTTGTTGAAGTTGAAACCTTAAATGACAGTTCAGTGGACTTCTTGGTCCGTCCTTTCTGTCATGGTGAACATTACTTCGACATCCTGTACTCAATCCCTGAGCAAATCAAAAAAGCACTGGATGAAGCAGGTATTGAAATTCCTTTCCCACACAGAAAGCTGATCATCGAAAAAGAACAATAA
- a CDS encoding tyrosine-type recombinase/integrase: MHEEPEVLPLINDMLAQWQASWEDLSDKEVKGRIRYTDILVHLFGKQPVNITAKEADKLMKTVDAMPKSNINPYSKWTQTQRIDAALDGSIPKEDRVTSSKHALKVYQGFYKWLKREHIIDESPFNQMRYENKQGGKRGAFNIAQVQRILDFSVKCEDPAKKWVPLLMAYSGMRNGEIQRLTKSDVRCCQVTKVWYIRITDSKTIASSREVPIAQALLDLGFLSFINTLDEGRIFTVSDKWLTRYYSGVLKRVCDLPSVALRGGALSVYSFRHTVTSLIRSAGANIAMTSAIMGHSTEGGIQAHYTHTELFSLQELKDIVDAIPYRPKVSDNLQEVGS; encoded by the coding sequence GTGCACGAAGAACCTGAAGTACTCCCGTTAATTAACGATATGTTGGCTCAGTGGCAAGCTAGTTGGGAAGATTTATCTGACAAGGAAGTCAAAGGGCGGATTCGGTATACGGATATATTAGTCCATCTATTTGGGAAGCAGCCAGTTAACATCACAGCCAAAGAAGCTGACAAATTAATGAAGACGGTTGATGCCATGCCAAAATCTAACATCAACCCATATAGTAAGTGGACTCAAACTCAAAGAATTGATGCAGCGCTAGATGGGTCAATACCTAAAGAAGATAGAGTTACCAGTTCTAAGCATGCTCTAAAGGTTTATCAAGGGTTCTATAAGTGGTTAAAAAGAGAACATATCATTGATGAAAGTCCTTTTAATCAAATGAGGTATGAAAATAAACAGGGTGGTAAACGAGGCGCATTTAACATTGCTCAGGTTCAGCGAATACTTGATTTTAGTGTGAAATGTGAAGATCCGGCTAAGAAATGGGTACCGTTACTTATGGCTTACAGCGGTATGAGGAATGGTGAAATACAGCGGCTAACTAAAAGTGACGTCAGATGCTGTCAAGTTACAAAGGTTTGGTACATCCGTATCACCGACAGTAAAACTATCGCTTCTTCACGGGAAGTCCCAATAGCTCAGGCTTTGTTAGATTTAGGATTTTTATCGTTTATAAACACTTTAGATGAGGGGAGAATCTTTACCGTTTCTGATAAGTGGTTAACGCGTTACTACAGCGGTGTTTTGAAGCGAGTCTGTGATTTACCGTCGGTTGCACTGCGAGGCGGAGCTTTGTCCGTTTATTCTTTTAGGCATACGGTTACATCTCTAATACGGTCAGCAGGGGCTAATATCGCAATGACATCTGCAATTATGGGTCATAGCACTGAAGGTGGGATTCAGGCTCACTATACTCATACAGAGCTGTTTAGTTTACAAGAATTGAAGGATATTGTTGATGCTATTCCTTATAGGCCTAAGGTTAGCGACAACCTGCAGGAGGTAGGCAGTTAA
- a CDS encoding DUF4365 domain-containing protein, whose protein sequence is MSNVRGQGGSLTSHSKELVSISYMFAICAQTGLNLTEPKLDNDGVDVTLRGKGYKSYAWSKPKLDIQLKCTRFKRSNINFKSSTLSFQLKKENYNELIDLDYPSILIVHTVPTNQADWIKLTNHSIGLRYNCYWYSLMGEAELSKGSRTLKIPLSQRLTPEAAMWLMEQVASKKPIQNTGGVYV, encoded by the coding sequence ATGAGTAACGTGAGAGGGCAGGGTGGCTCTTTAACTTCCCACTCGAAAGAGTTGGTAAGTATTAGTTATATGTTTGCAATTTGTGCACAGACTGGACTTAACCTAACAGAACCTAAACTTGATAATGATGGGGTTGATGTCACTCTTCGTGGCAAAGGATATAAAAGCTACGCTTGGTCAAAGCCTAAACTTGACATTCAGCTAAAATGTACACGTTTTAAAAGATCTAATATCAACTTCAAAAGTAGTACATTATCTTTTCAGTTAAAAAAAGAGAACTACAATGAGCTTATCGATTTAGATTATCCTAGTATTCTGATTGTGCATACGGTTCCAACTAACCAAGCTGATTGGATAAAGCTGACTAACCATAGCATAGGCCTTCGGTACAACTGTTATTGGTATAGTCTTATGGGTGAAGCCGAGCTTTCTAAGGGGAGTAGAACATTGAAAATCCCTTTGAGTCAAAGATTAACGCCTGAGGCAGCTATGTGGCTTATGGAGCAAGTCGCATCAAAAAAACCAATTCAGAATACAGGAGGAGTTTATGTCTAA